In Panicum virgatum strain AP13 chromosome 5K, P.virgatum_v5, whole genome shotgun sequence, the genomic window CTCTGGCTGGGCTTTGCCAGCGGCACACACCAGCTGTGTGCGTCGTCAGACCTCTCTACTGCTGCCGCCATGGACGGCGCCAAACCACCGACGCTGATGCATGTCTCAAGTACAGCAAGAGGCCTTCTCAGACGCCCACGGAGTGGAAGGCAGTGGCGCCGAACCCCAAGCTCATCAGCCTCGGATTAGGCAGGTTCTGCATTGTCAGGGTCTTCCAAGGTGCGCGCAACATACCATCAGGAGGGGACTTTTCTGATTTGGCTGGGCAACGGTTTGCTGTGCTTACCGGTGCTGAGATGCTTGCTGGCAGTGGAGACAACAATAAACCAGAAGAAGatggacaagaagaagaaggtggaCAAGGTCTCCAGATGGTGGAGCACAAGTCAATACTCTACATGTTCCTTGATGATAGGATCGACTGGGTGCTGTGATATTAATCCCCTCATGTCACGTCACTGCCAATAGGGCCTAGGCACACCACAAGGTACTGTACCTACCTTGTAACAATTTATGCAATGACAAGTGTAATGAGCGAGGGGCTCGTCTGACGCCTCTTAACAATTTATGCAATGACAAGTAATTCTGTAGCTGTCAAAATAAAATACAGGTCTTGCTTCCAATGattattcttttcttttattttccgaTGCATAATCAACGGAGCAGACCTGAATGGTCACTTGAGCACCCGGATCTTGCTCGCCACTGCACAAGCTATTCTGCCAGTAAGGGTCTGATTGGTTGCCCGCACCTGCCCTCAGCCAAGCCCTCTGCATACGAGAAGAGACCTTTGTTTGGTTGGCGTAGCTGCAGGGTCAGGCTCTGAACATGCAGGGAACGCTCCAGGGCCAGGCTCCGGAGGAATGCTCGAATCGAGCGTATCCCGCGGGCCAGGCTCGTGCGGTGCGCTGCGAGCGCGCATGGGCGAGCGTGCAGAGAGAAAAAGCGGATCACCTCCAGCAGATGTGGGCAACCAATCATCGTTTCTTCTTGGCCTGGCTGCGCACAGGCATCAACCAAACAGAAGAGCGCTGCATCCGGCAGACTTGGCCGGCACGGGCTTGGGCGGACGGTGCAAGCCAGGCCGTGGAAAGACGTGAACCAATCAGGCCCTAAAATGCTCTGTTTCTGGGTCTCAGGGTTGCCCTTGGCGATGCCGGATTATTTTGCTGTCCTCTCTCGTTAGAGAAGAGAAGAATTACCTATGTGCATTTCTACTTACTAATACAGTGAGGAGGCAATAACATTGCCATAGTGGCACGGCGACCTGGTGTGCATGTCTCCAAAACCGGGTGAAAACTACTCCATCTGTCCGTTTCAAAATGAGTGCCATTCTAGTTTTGTTCTAAGTCAACCTTTTTTAacttcaaatttatagaaaacaaGACTAATAGTTATCACCGAATAAGTATCCCTAGATTTctctcaaaaatatattttttcacTATTTGATACTCTTCAAAACTTTGACTTACTCTATAGAGTAGAGACTAGAGACTAGAGAGGGCTTTGGGTGAAGGGTTATTTGATCAAATAATCGAATAACCGTGCACGGAGCACATTTTAACATCAGCACGACTATTAGATCGGTACCTTAATTCTCTGGCCTGATGATTCATTGTGAGCTAAGGGAGATTTTTCTCAAGTCCCCGTCAGGCAGATAGGATTGTCGATCTCGCCATATTGGGCTCGATCACTCCCTGCCATCACACTTGCTATGCCCAGCCCAAACAGACACCCAGGCTAGCATGGGTCCGTCATGCCACCAGGAATCTGGATGTCGAGGGCAAGACGACGCGTCACTTGAAAACGAGAGGAATTGCCAAAAACCTTATCCAGTTTGCAAGGAAACGGGTAACGAGAAAACTTGTCACTGAACCAAAGAGTTGGCCCCGGAACTGATATAGAAAACAATGGCACCGTGGAGACCAATGGTGGCAAACTCAGGTGCTGCATCAAGTGCAACTTCTCTTCCTCCAGGTTCTACACCTGCGACGACACCATCAGCAAGTGCGACCCCGTCTGCAAGCAGTTCCAGTGCACCGACACCTTCCTCCGTTTTTCTGCAAGAAGAACTAGGTCGCTCACACCGGCTGCTGAGCTCAGCTGAGCCCACGAATATGCATTCCGAGTTACACACCATCAATAAGCAGTGCGGTTTTGCAGCTATGTATGTGCATCCGTGCTCAATCGAGCATGAATGAATAAAAAGTAGTGGTCATTCATAATTTCTGAATTGTTCTTGAACGCTTGATCGAATAGCCAGAATATTTCATATGCAACCATCAGCGCTTAATCTGAATCAGATCTCCATTCGTTTGGCAACCAATTGCGGATGCCAGATTAGAAGGATGTTCGTTAGAGGATTCTTCCCAGATCAATAAGCTTTTCCCTCAAGAGGTATAGGCATCAGGCAGCTTGAATTCCGAGAGCGCCATCCGATCTTGGATCATGGTGCCAGCATTGGGCATAACATGCCAGTGGAGAACAAGCTGAACTTTCTTTCCGCGCAGACTGCTTCCCTGAAGTGGGGAATTGCATATAATTGTCAAGAAAAACTCAGCAGTCAGCACGCGGTTGCAATGTAGTAGCCAGCCAAGATTAGGGGGGGGTGCACTGTACCTGGTCGATTAGAGGATACTTGCTCTTCACCTCTAGTTGCAGATTTGCATGTTCCTTGTCCGGTATAATATGGTCCCACAACGAAATCTGCCAAACAGAATAATTTGCACATAAGCATGGAACCAACAGCTACTGAAGACGAATCAGCGGGTTTCATCATATATTCAATCAAATAGCTTCAGAATGCCTAAAAAACTAAATAGCTTCAGGAATCACTTGTTGAATTCAATAGAAAAATTACTGTTTAGCAACGGGAATGGCAGCAAACTATAAATACAAGTGCCAGAAGCCAGATTATCACTAGAGGGTAGCCACATGCTATTTGTAATGTGCCAGCTGTCAGCGCATTACAAAAAGTATGATAATTTTCCACAGTAAACATTAGTAATTGAAATGAACCAATTCTCCTAAACTATCAAAGATGTTACTTATGTCCAGACAAGCAATAACTTGAATTCCCTGTGAGGGACCAAGCATGTAGACAGGAGTGTTAGTTGTCATTCATGACAGGGAGGTTTGTCAAAAGAACTTTATCCAACTTGGATATCAAAGACATATATCTGATGAAAATGACACTAGCATCTAAGAAAGACCAATGCATTACTTAATTTCGTGATACAATATAGTGACTTAGATGCTACTAATTTTTTTGGTATACACAAAGATGGAAGCCAGGTACAAGACTGAATTATCTTGAGGTGAGCAAGGAGGATTTCAAGATTCAAACAGACTAAGGCTTATTTCAAGATTCAAGCAATTATTGATTCCAACCAGTTCTCTGTTCTCGAAAATACTATTACAGACAGGATGCACATTGACCAGCATACCTGGTTCAGTGAATTTTTCGCGTTTTCATACTCAGCTGTCACAAAGACAATCTCGAAAATACTATTACAGACAGGATGCACATTGACCAGCATACCTGGTTCAGTGAATTTTTCGCGTTTTCATACTCAGCTGTCACAAAGACAAAGACCTGTATCAAGAAAGCAGCTCAGTTACAGGCTGCCTATAGGGTATAGTACAACAATGGACCAATAATCAATAAACATGTTGGCATTCAGTAGTTCAGTGGTGACCATCCATACAACAGAATTGTACCAGTTGGTTTCAAAAAAGTAGTAAACTAACAATGATCCATAACATCATGAAGTGATTGTTGCAATGATATGGTTTGGCAATGTTTCTGAATGAGCACTGCAGCACAAATTGTTCAGTAATATGTTCTATGAGTTACATCGAGTTTATCTATCTGTTCATTTATAAGGATAAATTGTCTTATGCATCATTAGCCACATCAATTTTCAGTATAAAAGATATTGCCACTACATTTTTTAAATCCTTGTGTTAACGAATTGAATACTGATGCCTGATGCTGAGCTTCACAATAGCTTCGTATAGTTGGAAATACTTCTGGTGAACATAGTCAAGTATGCATAAGAAACTGGTACCACTGATGTAGAATAACAATTAGTAACTCACATCATTGAACACTGGAATTATCTTTCCATATATGCATGGCACTTGAAAACAATTAGTTTCGATATGCATTTCTAGTATTCACTGTTAAAATTCTTCTAAGTATATCTCAGACATGTGAGCAATTTTTAATTGTGATATACAAATTTCGTTGTTAGCAGGACTACAGGGAGTGCTCGATTTTGAGCTTATAAACACTCAAAGATAGCTTGCTATTACACATCCAATAAAAAATGGAAATATCACCTGTTTTGTGTTCCAAGTGAATAGCGACTCCAAATTTGCAGATACATTGAAGGTCAACATCACCTGAAACACAAATTTAAGTTTCATCATTTAGAGTGGATTGAAATATATCAGACGCCTCTGAATGCAGCAGGTGTGAGGCAAGCGTATCACTGCAATGATATAGATTACTCTATTTGATATATGAGCTAATTTTATCTTGGGCAAAAGTTAAATAATTTAGCTTATTGTTCTATATGATATACAGTAGAATCCATGCAGAACTTGACAGATTCTGTTCAATAGGTGGTTGGAACAAGTGAAAAGTGGCTCGTATTCATTTAAGGGAAAGCATCATTTAGTCTTTGCAGCACAAAGTTTGTGTCTTCTCAACTAGAAATATTTCTTGTATCCAGAGTTCATTATAGTTTTCCAGGTAGGGAAGAAGAAAGCTTTGTTTACATTTTTTGAGATAGCAAACTCAGTCAATTGTCAgtgtgaaaaaga contains:
- the LOC120706105 gene encoding probable signal peptidase complex subunit 3 → MHSWTQRLLTAATTAAVLLATVCAAASALDAFHVPSVQAQAHVTKINRFHKQINGNDKVMLTFNVSANLESLFTWNTKQVFVFVTAEYENAKNSLNQISLWDHIIPDKEHANLQLEVKSKYPLIDQGSSLRGKKVQLVLHWHVMPNAGTMIQDRMALSEFKLPDAYTS